AGCCACCTGGGCCACCGTGATACGCAGCCGCTGTGCGGCAGCGAGCACGTGCTCATTGCCCAGCACCGGATTGCTGCTGGTGAAGCCGGAGCCCAACGGGAAGAACGGTACGAAGGCGATTCCGCGGGTGGAGCATTCCTCCAGGACCGGCATCGAGGCGCGATCCACGAGATTCAGCGGATTCTGTACGCAGGCGATGGGGACGCGGTCGAGCGCGTGGAGCAGATGCCGGCGGGTCACGTTGCTCAGGCCGATGCCGCCGATCAGTCCATCGTCGCGGGCGCGGGCCATCGCGTCGAGCTGCGCGTCGAACCTGCTGTCGGGCCCGGTGTCGTCCATCATCCGGAGGTTGACGGCGGCCAGCCGGTCGACGCCGAGGCTCTGCAGATTGTCCTCGATGCCGCGGCGCAGCTGGTCGGGCTCGTCGTCGGGCAGCCAGTGGCCGACATCGTCGCGTCGGCCCCCGACCTTGCTCACCAGCGCCAGGCCGTCGGGATATGGATGGAGCGCCTCGCGGATGAGCTCGTTGGCGACATCCGGGCCGTAGTACTGGGCCGTGTCGATGTGATCGACTCCCAGCTCGACCGCCCGGCGCAGTACGGCGAGCGCCTCGTCCCGATCGCGCGGCGGCCCGAACACTCCGGGGCCGGGCAGCTGCATGGCGCCGAAACCGACCCGGGACACCTTGACGTCACCCAGTGGGTATTGATCCATGAGCGAAGGCTAGAACATCGCGTGGCGGATCCGTTCGGGGCGCCGCGGACGCCGTATCGTCGTACAGATGTTCGAGTCGGGATGGGACGCCGGTCTGGACGACGCACAGCTTGCGGCGGCCACCCACGGCGATGGTCCGCTGGTGGTGCTGGCCGGCGCCGGCACGGGTAAGACCCGCACCCTCGTGGCACGCGTCGCCCAGCTGGTCGACCGTGGTGTCGACCCGGGCCGGGTTCTTCTGCTGACCTTCACCCGGCGCGCGGCGGAGGACATGCTCGCCCGGGCGGCGGCGATCTGTGGGGACCGCTCCGCAGTCAGCCGGCTGTGGGGAGGCACCTTCCACGCGGTTGCACACAAGCTGGTGTCGACCCACGCGCAGACGCTCGGGCTCGCACCGGATCTGTCGGTCCTCGACGCCGGCGACGCGCGGGATCTGATCGACCTGCTGCGCCACGAACACGACCTGAGCGGGAGCAGCGAACGCTTCCCCCGCGCGGACACCCTGGCCGACGTCTACTCCCGGGCCGTCAACACCGGCCGTCCGGCGCGGGAGGTGCTGGCCAAGGAGTTCCCGTGGTGTGAGCCGCACACCGACCTGATCCTCGAGCTGTTCCGGGACTACGTGTCGCGCAAGCGCGCGGGCGGGCTGCTGGACTTCGACGATCTGCTGCTGGCCTGGCGCAGCCTGCTGCTCGACCCGGCAGTGGGACCGGCGCTGACGAAACGTTGGGACCACGTGCTCGTCGACGAATACCAGGACGTCAACCAGATCCAGGTCGACATCGTGCGGCTGCTGCGGCCGGACGGACGCGGCCTCACGGTGGTCGGAGACGATGCACAGGCCATTTACGCCTTCCGCGGCGCCGACAGCCGCCACCTCACCGA
Above is a genomic segment from Mycobacteriales bacterium containing:
- a CDS encoding oxidoreductase — translated: MDQYPLGDVKVSRVGFGAMQLPGPGVFGPPRDRDEALAVLRRAVELGVDHIDTAQYYGPDVANELIREALHPYPDGLALVSKVGGRRDDVGHWLPDDEPDQLRRGIEDNLQSLGVDRLAAVNLRMMDDTGPDSRFDAQLDAMARARDDGLIGGIGLSNVTRRHLLHALDRVPIACVQNPLNLVDRASMPVLEECSTRGIAFVPFFPLGSGFTSSNPVLGNEHVLAAAQRLRITVAQVALAWVLSLAPNVLLIPGTSTVAHLEDNLAVADIRLDDQALRQLAGAA